A single window of Glycine max cultivar Williams 82 chromosome 9 unlocalized genomic scaffold, Glycine_max_v4.0 Gm09_scaffold_165, whole genome shotgun sequence DNA harbors:
- the LOC100809972 gene encoding galactose mutarotase: MADESPKPETFELNNGSMQVLLTNLGCTIISLSVPGKDGVLSDVVLGLESVESYQKGLAPYFGCIVGRVANRIKDGKFTLDGIHYSLPINNPPNSLHGGNVGFDKKVWEVVEHKKGETPSITFKCHSHDGEEGYPGDITVTATYTLTSSTTLRLDMEGVPKGKPTIVNLAQHTYWNLAGHNSGNILDHSIQLWANHITPVNENTVPTGEIMPVKGTPFDFTSFNRIGSTISQVGLGYDHNYVLDCGEEKEGLRHAAKVRDPSSSRVLNLWTNAPGVQFYTANYVNGVQGKGGAIYGKHAGLCLETQGFPNAINQPNFPSVVVRPGEKYQHTMLFEFSLE, from the exons ATGGCGGATGAGAGCCCCAAACCAGAGACCTTCGAACTCAACAATGGAAGCATGCAGGTCCTCCTCACCAATCTCGGCTGCACCATCATCTCCTTATCCGTACCTGGAAAAGATG GTGTGTTATCTGACGTTGTTCTTGGCCTTGAATCTGTTGAATCCTATCAG AAAGGTCTTGCTCCTTATTTTGGCTGCATTGTGGGTCGAGTTGCTAACCGAATTAAGGATGGCAAGTTTACACTTGATGGGATTCATTACTCTTTGCCTATCAACAATCCACCAAACAGTCTCCATG GTGGAAATGTTGGGTTTGATAAGAAGGTATGGGAGGTAGTTGAACATAAGAAAGGCGAAACCCCCTCAATCACTTTTAAGTGCCACAGTCATGATGGAGAGGAAG GTTATCCTGGGGATATCACTGTTACTGCCACTTACACACTCACCTCAAGCACAACTCTGAGGCTTGACATGGAAGGAGTGCCAAAGGGCAAGCCCACCATAGTTAACTTAGCTCAGCATACCTACTGGAACTTAGCTGGCCACAACTCAGGGAATATACTTGACCATTCAATTCAGTTATGGGCTAATCATATCACACCTGTGAACGAGAATACCGTGCCAACCGGTGAAATCATGCCAGTGAAGGGTACCCCTTTTGATTTTACATCTTTTAATAGAATAGGCAGCACCATTAGTCAGGTTGGACTGGGATATGATCACAATTATGTGCTTGATTGTGGGGAAGAGAAAGAGGGTTTGAGACATGCTGCAAAAGTGAGGGATCCATCAAGTTCAAGAGTACTTAACTTGTGGACAAATGCCCCTGGTGTGCAATTTTACACTGCAAACTATGTGAATGGTGTTCAAGGAAAAGGAGGTGCTATATATGGAAAGCATGCTGGGTTATGTCTCGAGACACAGGGATTCCCTAATGCCATAAACCAGCCAAATTTTCCTTCTGTTGTGGTTCGTCCGGGCGAGAAGTATCAACATACCATGTTGTTTGAGTTTTCACTTGAGTGA
- the LOC100783968 gene encoding putative pentatricopeptide repeat-containing protein At1g12700, mitochondrial, which yields MPCLPFHKFLHWLYAEAEIGENRALISPQQTQSILNHVILTKPPSIQNVDDAVSQFNRMLCMRHTPPIIQFNKILDSFAKIKHYSTAVSLSHRLELKGIQPDLITLNILINCFCHMGQITFGFSVLAKILKRGYQPHTITFTTLIKGLCLKGQVNKALHFHDKLLAQGIKFDQVSYGTLINGVCKIGDTRGAIKLVRKIDGRLTKPNVEMYNTIIDALCKYQLVSEAYGLFSEMTAKGISADVVTYTTLIYGFCIASKLKEAIGLLNEMVLKTINPNVYTYNILVDALCKEGKVKEAKNVLAVMLKACVKPDVITYSTLMDGYFLVYELKKAQHVFNAMSLMGVTPDVHSYTILINGFCKNKMVDEALNLFKEMHQKNMVPGIVTYSSLIDGLCKSGRISYVWDLIDEMRDRGIPANVITYNSLIDGLCKNGHLDRAIALFNKMKDQGIRPCSFTFTILLDGLCKGGRLKDAQEAFQDLLTKGYHLDVYKYNVMINGHCKQGLLEEALTMLSKMEENGCVPNAVTFDIIINALFKKDENDKAEKLLRQMICRGLL from the exons ATGCCCTGCCTTCCATTCCATAAGTTCTTGCATTGGCTTTACGCCGAAGCTGAAATCGGAGAAAACCGAGCTTTGATTTCTCCCCAACAAACACAATCCATTCTCAACCATGTCATTCTCACGAAG CCCCCATCCATTCAAAATGTTGACGATGCCGTTTCCCAATTCAATCGCATGCTGTGTATGCGTCATACCCCACCCATCATCCAATTTAACAAGATTTTAGATTCCTTTGCGAAGATCAAGCACTATTCCACCGCTGTTTCCCTTTCTCACCGATTGGAACTCAAGGGAATTCAGCCTGACCTTATTACTTTGAACATTCTCATTAATTGTTTCTGTCATATGGGTCAAATCACTTTCGGCTTCTCTGTATTGGCCAAGATTCTCAAGAGGGGTTACCAGCCTCACACCATAACCTTCACAACACTCATCAAAGGTCTCTGTCTTAAGGGACAAGTCAATAAAGCACTGCACTTTCACGACAAGCTATTAGCACAAGGAATTAAGTTCGACCAAGTTAGTTATGGGACTTTGATCAATGGAGTATGCAAGATAGGAGACACAAGAGGTGCCATCAAGTTGGTGAGAAAGATTGATGGACGACTGACTAAACCTAACGTGGAAATGTACAACACAATTATTGACGCCCTGTGCAAATATCAACTTGTAAGTGAGGCTTATGGTTTATTTTCTGAAATGACTGCCAAGGGAATTTCTGCTGATGTTGTCACTTATACTACTCTAATATATGGCTTCTGCATCGCCAGTAAGTTGAAAGAAGCAATTGgtttgttaaatgaaatggtatTGAAAACTATCAACCCAAATGTTTATACCTATAATATACTGGTTGATGCATTATGTAAAGAAGGAAAGGTAAAAGAAGCCAAAAATGTTTTAGCTGTCATGCTGAAAGCATGTGTGAAACCTGATGTTATTACGTATAGTACTTTAATGGATGGATACTTCTTAGTTTATGAATTGAAGAAGGCACAACATGTATTCAATGCTATGTCCCTAATGGGAGTGACTCCTGACGTTCACAGTTACACGATCCTCATTAACGGATTTTGTAAGAATAAAATGGTGGACGAGGCATTAAATCTCTTTAAGGAAATGCATCAGAAAAATATGGTTCCCGGTATAGTCACATACAGTTCTCTTATTGATGGTTTATGCAAATCAGGGAGAATATCTTATGTTTGGGATCTTATTGATGAGATGCGTGATAGAGGTATACCTGCAAATGTAATCACCTACAATTCCTTAATAGATGGATTATGCAAAAACGGTCATCTTGACAGGGCAATTGCATTGTTCAACAAAATGAAAGATCAGGGAATTCGACCGTGTTCGTTCACATTCACTATACTTCTTGATGGACTATGTAAAGGTGGAAGACTTAAGGATGCACAAGAGGCTTTTCAAGATCTTTTGACTAAAGGATATCATCTCGATGTCTACAAATACAATGTTATGATCAATGGGCATTGTAAACAGGGCCTGCTTGAGGAAGCATTGACCATGCTGTccaaaatggaagaaaatggtTGCGTCCCTAATGCTGTTACTTTTGACATTATCATCAATGCTCTCTTTAAAAAAGATGAGAATGATAAGGCAGAGAAACTTCTTCGACAAATGATTTGTAGAGGGTTGTTGTAA